The Mauremys reevesii isolate NIE-2019 linkage group 1, ASM1616193v1, whole genome shotgun sequence genome has a segment encoding these proteins:
- the LOC120382928 gene encoding ecto-ADP-ribosyltransferase 5-like isoform X1 translates to MMKPLLIPLTYFCLQSWLGIPQAQCQVELSMMNDAFDDQYIGCAEEMDGIAPELLEKEKSMSSVFSRVWENSAKKWERVKKKISLPRGFKDEHGRAIIAYTDNDFHSELNAAVREAGISRAHYMASFQFKAFHYYLTRASQLLRRRCDVMYKRTVYRGVSVRFQYMGSGHIRFGYFASSSFDIGVAKRFGMDTLFIIHTCFGVEIRAFSCTQEEEEVLIPVHEIFNMSRGQRSNRFVLRSTNRTCSHFNCAYLGGEKNQICVDNSATRGGLAFPSVLSHLLFGGSIILVHVAALKLFDGFSVVLFVLLTFSL, encoded by the exons ATGATGAAGCCTCTGCTGATCCCCTTGACATACTTCTGTCTTCAAAGCTGGCTGGGAATCCCTCAG GCACAATGCCAGGTGGAGCTGAGTATGATGAATGACGCTTTTGATGACCAATATATAGGATGTGCTGAAGAAATGGATGGAATTGCACCTGAATTGCTAGAGAAAGAAAAGTCCAtgtcctcagtgtttagcagagTCTGGGAAAACTCAGCAAAAAAATGGGAACGTGTAAAGAAAAAGATTTCTCTGCCCAGAGGCTTTAAAGATGAGCATGGAAGAGCCATAATAGCTTATACTGATAATGACTTTCACAGTGAGTTGAATGCGGCAGTGAGAGAAGCTGGGATATCTCGAGCTCATTACATGGCCAGTTTCCAGTTCAAAGCCTTTCATTATTACTTGACAAGAGCTTCACAGCTCTTACGACGGAGATGTGATGTGATGTACAAAAGGACAGTGTACCGGGGGGTTTCTGTCAGATTTCAGTACATGGGATCAGGTCACATCAGGTTTGGATACTTCGCCTCTTCGTCTTTTGATATAGGAGTAGCTAAGAGATTTGGCATGGACACATTGTTCATCATCCACACGTGCTTTGGTGTTGAGATCAGGGCCTTCTCATGCactcaggaggaggaagaagtgtTAATTCCAGTCCATGAGATATTCAACATGTCCCGAGGACAAAGGAGTAACCGCTTTGTCCTACGGAGCACAAACCGGACCTGCAGCCATTTTAACTGTGCCTACCTGGGTG GAGAGAAGAATCAAATATGTGTTGACAACTCCG CTACCAGAGGCGGCCTGGCCTTCCCCAGTGTTCTGAGCCATTTACTGTTTGGAGGATCCATCATCCTGGTCCATGTTGCTGCTCTGAAGCTGTTTGATGGTTTCTCAGTTGTCCTATTCGTGTTGCTGACTTTTTCTCTCTAA
- the LOC120382928 gene encoding ecto-ADP-ribosyltransferase 5-like isoform X2 has protein sequence MMNDAFDDQYIGCAEEMDGIAPELLEKEKSMSSVFSRVWENSAKKWERVKKKISLPRGFKDEHGRAIIAYTDNDFHSELNAAVREAGISRAHYMASFQFKAFHYYLTRASQLLRRRCDVMYKRTVYRGVSVRFQYMGSGHIRFGYFASSSFDIGVAKRFGMDTLFIIHTCFGVEIRAFSCTQEEEEVLIPVHEIFNMSRGQRSNRFVLRSTNRTCSHFNCAYLGGEKNQICVDNSATRGGLAFPSVLSHLLFGGSIILVHVAALKLFDGFSVVLFVLLTFSL, from the exons ATGATGAATGACGCTTTTGATGACCAATATATAGGATGTGCTGAAGAAATGGATGGAATTGCACCTGAATTGCTAGAGAAAGAAAAGTCCAtgtcctcagtgtttagcagagTCTGGGAAAACTCAGCAAAAAAATGGGAACGTGTAAAGAAAAAGATTTCTCTGCCCAGAGGCTTTAAAGATGAGCATGGAAGAGCCATAATAGCTTATACTGATAATGACTTTCACAGTGAGTTGAATGCGGCAGTGAGAGAAGCTGGGATATCTCGAGCTCATTACATGGCCAGTTTCCAGTTCAAAGCCTTTCATTATTACTTGACAAGAGCTTCACAGCTCTTACGACGGAGATGTGATGTGATGTACAAAAGGACAGTGTACCGGGGGGTTTCTGTCAGATTTCAGTACATGGGATCAGGTCACATCAGGTTTGGATACTTCGCCTCTTCGTCTTTTGATATAGGAGTAGCTAAGAGATTTGGCATGGACACATTGTTCATCATCCACACGTGCTTTGGTGTTGAGATCAGGGCCTTCTCATGCactcaggaggaggaagaagtgtTAATTCCAGTCCATGAGATATTCAACATGTCCCGAGGACAAAGGAGTAACCGCTTTGTCCTACGGAGCACAAACCGGACCTGCAGCCATTTTAACTGTGCCTACCTGGGTG GAGAGAAGAATCAAATATGTGTTGACAACTCCG CTACCAGAGGCGGCCTGGCCTTCCCCAGTGTTCTGAGCCATTTACTGTTTGGAGGATCCATCATCCTGGTCCATGTTGCTGCTCTGAAGCTGTTTGATGGTTTCTCAGTTGTCCTATTCGTGTTGCTGACTTTTTCTCTCTAA